The Pseudomonas kermanshahensis genome includes a window with the following:
- a CDS encoding GntR family transcriptional regulator, whose protein sequence is MKRQPLDDSFKVNRNPVTLREIVLDKLRAAIMNFHLLPGDRLVERDLCDRLGVSRTSVREALRHLESEGLVEFADAKGPRVAIITLEDARDIYELRCVLEGLIVQLFTLNAKAKDIRALERALEVNREALEEGELQQVLDSVQGFYDVLLEGSGNQVAAQQLRQLQARISYLRATSVSQENRRGASNREMEKIVEAIKGGDPLVAHQASVDHVRAAAKVALDYLRQKQDDNTKVRDMVEPLALKEPRIEPRIGR, encoded by the coding sequence ATGAAACGCCAGCCACTCGACGACAGCTTCAAGGTCAACCGCAACCCCGTTACCCTGCGCGAAATCGTGCTCGACAAGCTGCGCGCCGCGATCATGAACTTCCACTTGCTGCCAGGTGACCGCCTGGTGGAGCGCGACCTTTGCGACCGCCTCGGGGTCAGCCGCACCTCTGTACGTGAAGCCCTGCGCCACCTCGAATCCGAAGGCCTGGTCGAGTTCGCCGACGCCAAAGGCCCGCGCGTGGCCATCATTACCCTGGAAGATGCCCGCGATATCTACGAGCTGCGCTGCGTGCTCGAAGGCTTGATCGTCCAGCTGTTCACCCTCAATGCCAAGGCCAAGGACATTCGCGCCCTGGAGCGCGCGCTGGAGGTCAACCGCGAAGCCCTGGAAGAAGGCGAACTGCAACAGGTGCTCGACTCGGTGCAAGGCTTTTACGATGTGCTGCTGGAAGGCTCCGGCAACCAGGTTGCCGCTCAACAGCTGCGCCAATTGCAGGCCCGCATCAGCTACCTGCGCGCCACCTCGGTGTCGCAGGAAAACCGCCGCGGTGCCAGCAACCGGGAGATGGAAAAGATCGTCGAGGCGATCAAGGGCGGTGACCCACTGGTCGCCCACCAAGCCTCGGTCGATCACGTCCGCGCCGCCGCCAAGGTGGCCCTGGACTACCTGCGCCAGAAGCAGGATGACAACACCAAGGTGCGCGACATGGTCGAGCCCCTGGCCCTCAAAGAGCCACGTATAGAACCCCGCATAGGCCGCTGA
- a CDS encoding sensor histidine kinase — MAKWLDGGGLMAERIRQHDWTHSPLGPLEAWPSALKTSVALCLASRFPQAVLWGRELITLYNDAFIPILGSKPLALGRPFSEVWQEAWGEISAMAEHAMAGEAIYIEDFPLVIDRNGAPERAYFTFCYSPIRGEDGTVLGMLDTVTETTTSVVNSQRLSFLDGLGREVANATDPERIMAITTRMLVEHLHLSSCAYAVMDPDQDGFNICGDTVAPGSPRLIGQYRLADFGRLAVSRLRAGEPLVINDNLNELAAEEAATFQAIGITATICMPLIKDGRLTALMAIHDKAPRVWTGYELRLIREVTERCWSHIQRVQAHAEVREALAALEALNASLEHRVEERTAQLLHTEAVLRQAQKLEAIGQLTGGVAHDFNNLLTIIRSSLHFLQRPNLDEARRERYLKTIADTVERGAKLTGQLLAFARRQALSPQVFEAGPRLQAMADMLDTATGARVQVEIELPEAPCHIRADLSQLETAIINLMLNGRDAMAGEGTLRLRLQANQRLPGLRGQAAQAGPFAAISVVDSGVGIASELLDRIFDPFFTTKAPGEGTGLGLSQVFGFAKQSEGDVEVISVEGQGTTFTLYLPQQAPSAGPEASE, encoded by the coding sequence ATGGCGAAATGGCTAGACGGCGGCGGGCTGATGGCCGAACGCATCCGCCAGCACGATTGGACCCACAGCCCACTGGGCCCGCTCGAGGCCTGGCCGAGCGCGCTCAAGACCTCGGTGGCCTTGTGCCTGGCCTCGCGCTTTCCGCAAGCCGTGCTGTGGGGCCGCGAGCTGATCACTTTGTACAACGATGCCTTCATCCCTATCCTCGGTAGCAAACCTTTAGCCCTAGGCCGGCCGTTCAGTGAAGTGTGGCAGGAGGCCTGGGGCGAAATCAGCGCCATGGCCGAACACGCCATGGCCGGTGAGGCGATCTACATCGAAGACTTTCCCTTGGTCATCGACCGCAACGGTGCCCCCGAACGCGCCTACTTCACCTTCTGCTACAGCCCGATCCGCGGCGAAGACGGCACTGTGCTGGGCATGCTCGACACGGTGACCGAAACCACCACCAGCGTGGTCAACAGCCAGCGCCTGAGCTTTCTCGACGGCCTGGGGCGCGAAGTGGCCAATGCCACCGACCCCGAGCGGATCATGGCCATCACCACCCGCATGCTGGTGGAACACCTGCATCTGTCCAGCTGCGCCTACGCGGTGATGGACCCCGACCAGGACGGCTTCAACATCTGCGGCGACACCGTCGCCCCCGGCTCGCCGCGCCTAATCGGCCAATACCGCCTGGCCGACTTCGGTCGCCTGGCTGTCAGCCGACTGCGCGCAGGCGAACCGCTGGTGATCAATGACAACCTCAACGAACTGGCCGCCGAGGAAGCCGCGACGTTCCAGGCCATCGGCATCACCGCGACCATCTGCATGCCGCTGATCAAGGACGGTCGCCTGACCGCCCTGATGGCTATTCACGACAAGGCGCCCCGGGTATGGACGGGCTATGAACTGCGCCTGATCCGCGAAGTCACCGAACGCTGCTGGTCGCATATCCAACGGGTCCAGGCCCACGCCGAAGTGCGTGAAGCCTTGGCCGCGCTGGAGGCGCTCAACGCCTCCCTGGAGCACCGCGTCGAAGAGCGCACCGCCCAGCTGCTGCACACCGAAGCCGTGCTGCGCCAGGCACAGAAGCTCGAGGCCATCGGCCAGTTAACTGGCGGTGTGGCACACGACTTCAACAACCTGCTGACCATCATCCGCTCGTCATTGCACTTCTTGCAGCGTCCCAACTTGGATGAAGCACGCCGCGAGCGCTACCTCAAGACCATTGCCGACACCGTCGAACGCGGCGCCAAGTTGACCGGCCAACTGCTCGCTTTCGCCCGTCGGCAGGCCTTGAGCCCACAAGTGTTCGAGGCCGGGCCGCGGCTGCAGGCCATGGCCGATATGCTCGATACCGCTACCGGTGCACGGGTTCAGGTGGAAATCGAACTGCCAGAGGCGCCTTGCCATATCCGCGCCGACCTCAGCCAACTCGAGACCGCGATCATCAACCTGATGCTCAACGGCCGCGACGCCATGGCCGGGGAAGGCACCTTGCGCCTGCGCCTTCAGGCCAACCAACGCCTGCCCGGCCTGCGTGGGCAGGCCGCGCAAGCCGGGCCCTTTGCCGCCATCTCGGTAGTGGACAGCGGTGTCGGCATCGCCAGCGAGCTGCTCGATCGCATCTTCGACCCGTTCTTCACCACCAAAGCGCCCGGTGAAGGCACCGGGCTTGGCCTGTCCCAGGTGTTCGGCTTTGCCAAGCAGTCCGAAGGCGATGTGGAGGTGATCAGCGTCGAAGGCCAGGGCACGACGTTTACCCTGTACCTGCCGCAACAAGCGCCCTCTGCCGGCCCTGAGGCTTCTGAATAG
- a CDS encoding purine-cytosine permease family protein — protein MTSAANSAPLIEKHTIGYVPPQDRHGKVRDLFTLWFGGNIAPLPIVTGALGVQLFHLNLVWGIVAILVGHLVGGVLMALHSAQGPQMGIPQMIQSRAQFGTLGALLVVVIAGVMYIGFFASNIVLAGKSLHGVVEAVPVPVGIVIGALGSGIIGIIGYRFIHVLNRIGTWVLGIGIVVGFGYIFTHVQSDDFLTRGGFNLAGWLATVSLAALWQIAFAPYVSDYSRYLPADVKVSSTFWTTYLGSVLGSSLSFIFGAVAVLAIPAGMDTMDAVKLATGTLGPIMLVLFLLSVISHNALNLYGAVLSIITLIQTFAYRWIPTAKSRAVLSLIVLAACSVVAVCASKDFIGHFVDMVLVLLVVLVPWTAINLIDFYAIHKGDYDIQSIFKVDGGIYGRYNPQALVAYAVGIVVQIPFMNTPLYVGPVSEHINGADLSWLVGLAITSPLYWWLASRDSAYRRRQMSAKLAMGH, from the coding sequence ATGACCAGTGCAGCCAACTCGGCACCCCTCATAGAAAAACACACGATCGGCTACGTGCCCCCGCAAGACCGCCATGGAAAGGTAAGGGATTTGTTCACACTGTGGTTCGGGGGCAATATCGCGCCCCTGCCCATCGTCACCGGCGCGCTGGGCGTGCAGCTGTTTCACCTGAACCTGGTGTGGGGCATCGTCGCCATCCTGGTCGGCCACTTGGTCGGCGGGGTGCTGATGGCGCTGCACTCGGCCCAAGGCCCGCAGATGGGCATCCCGCAGATGATCCAGAGCCGCGCCCAGTTCGGCACACTTGGCGCGCTGCTGGTGGTGGTGATCGCCGGGGTCATGTACATCGGGTTTTTCGCCTCCAACATCGTCCTTGCGGGCAAGTCGCTGCATGGCGTGGTCGAAGCCGTGCCGGTACCGGTGGGTATCGTCATTGGCGCACTGGGGTCAGGCATCATCGGCATCATCGGTTACCGCTTCATCCATGTGCTCAACCGCATCGGCACCTGGGTGCTGGGCATCGGTATCGTGGTCGGCTTCGGCTATATCTTCACCCACGTGCAAAGTGACGACTTCCTCACCCGCGGCGGTTTCAACCTGGCCGGCTGGCTGGCCACGGTGTCGCTGGCAGCGTTGTGGCAGATCGCCTTTGCCCCGTATGTGTCGGACTATTCGCGCTACCTGCCGGCCGACGTCAAGGTCAGTTCGACCTTCTGGACCACTTACCTGGGCTCTGTGCTGGGCTCGAGCCTGTCGTTCATCTTCGGCGCGGTCGCGGTGCTGGCAATCCCGGCGGGCATGGACACCATGGACGCGGTGAAACTCGCCACCGGCACCCTGGGCCCGATCATGCTGGTGCTGTTCCTGCTCAGCGTGATCAGCCATAACGCCCTCAACCTGTATGGCGCGGTGCTGTCGATCATTACCCTGATCCAGACCTTCGCCTACCGCTGGATCCCCACCGCCAAAAGCCGTGCGGTGCTGTCGCTGATCGTGCTGGCGGCTTGCAGTGTGGTGGCCGTGTGCGCATCGAAGGACTTCATCGGCCACTTCGTCGACATGGTGCTGGTGCTGCTGGTGGTGCTGGTGCCATGGACGGCGATCAACCTGATCGACTTCTATGCCATTCACAAGGGTGACTACGACATCCAGTCGATCTTCAAGGTTGATGGCGGTATCTACGGGCGTTACAACCCGCAGGCGCTGGTGGCCTACGCCGTGGGCATCGTGGTGCAGATCCCGTTCATGAACACACCGCTGTATGTCGGGCCAGTTTCCGAGCACATCAACGGGGCAGACCTGTCGTGGCTGGTGGGGCTGGCGATTACCTCGCCGTTGTACTGGTGGTTGGCTTCGCGTGACAGCGCTTACCGTCGTCGGCAGATGAGTGCCAAGTTGGCCATGGGGCACTGA
- a CDS encoding LysE family translocator → MPDTAQLLTFALICLGMVLTPGPNMIYLISRSICQGRNAGLISLGGVALGFVIYMLCAALGISALVMAVPFAYDVLRIGGALYLLYLAWQALRPGGNSPFQVRDLPADSPRRLFTMGFATSLLNPKIAVMYLSLMPQFIEPGHGSVLVQSLVLGSTQIAISVSVNALIAVMAGSIAVFLGGRPLWQRVQRWLMGTVLAGLALRMLAEGRR, encoded by the coding sequence ATGCCCGATACCGCCCAACTGCTGACCTTCGCATTGATCTGCCTGGGCATGGTGCTGACGCCCGGCCCGAACATGATCTACCTGATTTCCCGGTCGATCTGCCAGGGCCGCAATGCGGGGTTGATTTCCCTCGGTGGTGTGGCCTTGGGCTTCGTCATCTACATGCTCTGCGCTGCGCTGGGCATCAGCGCGCTGGTCATGGCCGTGCCGTTTGCCTACGACGTGCTGCGCATCGGTGGCGCACTGTACCTGTTGTACCTGGCCTGGCAGGCGCTTCGGCCTGGCGGCAACTCGCCATTCCAGGTCCGCGACCTGCCAGCGGACAGCCCGCGGCGGCTGTTCACCATGGGCTTTGCCACCAGCCTGCTGAACCCGAAGATCGCCGTCATGTACCTGTCGTTGATGCCGCAGTTCATCGAGCCCGGTCACGGCAGCGTGTTGGTGCAGTCGCTGGTGCTCGGGTCTACGCAAATCGCCATCAGCGTTTCGGTCAATGCCTTGATCGCGGTGATGGCCGGCTCCATCGCCGTGTTCTTAGGCGGGCGGCCCCTGTGGCAGCGCGTTCAGCGCTGGTTGATGGGCACTGTGCTGGCCGGGTTGGCCTTGCGCATGCTGGCTGAAGGGCGCCGTTGA
- a CDS encoding LysE family transporter — protein sequence MAISVLTAFWAVSLLFVITPGADWAYAISAGMRGRWVMPAVAGMLSGHFLATLVVAAGVGSLLAGHPLALTLLTLAGCTYLLWLGGNLLLSPGVPEAGQDGVGESGSRWAFKGFCVSGLNPKVFLLFLALLPQFTDPQSSWPVPVQILLLGLVHLCSSLVIYSLVGYGAKAILSTRPGAAKMVGRVSGVAMIAVALGLIAGQLG from the coding sequence GTGGCAATCAGTGTGCTGACGGCGTTCTGGGCCGTGTCGTTGCTGTTCGTGATTACCCCTGGTGCAGACTGGGCCTACGCCATCTCGGCGGGTATGCGTGGCCGCTGGGTGATGCCTGCGGTGGCGGGCATGTTGTCGGGCCACTTCCTTGCGACGTTGGTGGTGGCGGCCGGCGTGGGCAGCTTGTTGGCGGGGCACCCGTTGGCGTTGACGTTGCTGACCCTGGCAGGCTGCACCTATTTGTTGTGGCTGGGCGGCAACCTGTTGTTGAGCCCCGGCGTGCCGGAAGCGGGGCAGGACGGGGTGGGGGAGTCCGGCTCGCGCTGGGCCTTTAAAGGCTTTTGCGTCAGTGGGCTTAACCCGAAGGTATTCCTGCTGTTTCTGGCCTTGTTGCCGCAATTCACCGACCCGCAGTCAAGCTGGCCGGTGCCGGTGCAGATCCTGCTGCTGGGGCTGGTGCACCTGTGCAGCTCGCTGGTGATTTATTCGCTGGTGGGGTACGGCGCCAAGGCCATCTTGAGCACCCGGCCAGGGGCGGCGAAGATGGTCGGGCGGGTGTCGGGCGTGGCGATGATCGCCGTGGCCCTGGGGCTGATTGCCGGGCAGTTGGGCTGA
- a CDS encoding NUDIX hydrolase: MPNAPRYCPHCTTELARGVPTGDTHERLHCTGCGYIHYINPKIIAGCIIERDGRYLLCQRAIPPRPGTWTLPAGFMEAGETTEQAALREVWEESGVHAEIVSPYSIFSVAKISEVYIIFRAIATQETGQFGPETLAYKFFEPDEIPWEEIYYPAIRQILERYILERQAGVYGIYMGNDDTGKVHFIR, translated from the coding sequence ATGCCCAACGCCCCGCGCTACTGCCCGCACTGCACCACGGAACTGGCCCGGGGCGTTCCCACAGGCGACACCCACGAACGCCTGCATTGCACCGGCTGCGGCTACATCCACTACATCAACCCGAAAATCATCGCCGGCTGCATCATCGAGCGCGATGGCAGGTACTTGCTGTGCCAGCGGGCTATTCCACCCCGCCCTGGCACCTGGACCTTGCCCGCCGGGTTCATGGAAGCGGGCGAGACCACCGAGCAGGCGGCGTTGCGCGAGGTGTGGGAAGAAAGCGGCGTGCACGCCGAAATCGTCTCGCCCTACTCGATTTTCAGCGTGGCCAAGATCAGCGAGGTGTACATCATCTTCCGCGCCATCGCCACGCAGGAGACCGGCCAGTTCGGCCCGGAGACACTGGCCTACAAGTTCTTCGAGCCGGACGAAATCCCCTGGGAAGAGATCTACTACCCGGCCATCCGGCAGATTCTCGAGCGGTATATCCTGGAGCGCCAGGCCGGGGTGTACGGCATCTACATGGGCAATGACGATACCGGCAAGGTGCATTTCATTCGCTGA
- a CDS encoding Lrp/AsnC family transcriptional regulator, giving the protein MDRTDRKILAELQKDGRLSVTELADRVGLSLSPCHRRLKALEESGAILGYHARLAPAALGLNFAALVFVTLREVTRQPVADFEAALAEIPQIVEAQRLFGDPDYLLHVVAKDLPAFQKLYDEHLTSIPNVKRLSSTLVMKEVIQDRLLPM; this is encoded by the coding sequence ATGGACAGAACTGATCGCAAAATCCTTGCCGAGCTGCAAAAAGATGGTCGCTTGTCGGTGACCGAATTGGCGGATCGCGTGGGCCTGAGCCTATCGCCCTGCCATCGCCGGCTGAAGGCGCTGGAGGAATCGGGCGCCATCCTGGGCTACCACGCGCGCCTGGCGCCGGCTGCACTGGGGCTGAACTTCGCCGCGCTGGTGTTCGTCACCCTGCGCGAGGTGACGCGCCAGCCGGTGGCGGACTTCGAGGCAGCGTTGGCCGAAATCCCCCAGATCGTCGAGGCGCAGCGGCTGTTCGGCGACCCGGACTACCTGCTGCACGTGGTGGCGAAGGACCTGCCAGCGTTTCAGAAGCTGTATGACGAACACCTGACCAGCATTCCCAACGTGAAGCGGTTGAGTTCGACGTTGGTGATGAAGGAAGTGATCCAGGACCGGCTGTTGCCCATGTAG
- a CDS encoding flavin reductase family protein: MIEPGIYKDVMGSFPSGVTVVTTLDADGGIVGITASAFSALSIDPALVLFCPNYASDTYPILRDSKQFAIHLLSAEQTAEAYAFAGKGKEKAKGIDWHLSELGNPLLAKATAIIECELWREYDGGDHAIIVGAVKNLVLPADPVTPMVYHKGKLGALPPLG, translated from the coding sequence ATGATCGAACCAGGCATCTACAAAGACGTGATGGGCTCCTTCCCGTCCGGCGTTACGGTGGTCACCACCCTGGACGCCGACGGCGGCATCGTCGGTATCACCGCCAGCGCGTTCAGCGCGCTGTCGATCGATCCGGCGCTGGTGCTGTTCTGCCCCAACTACGCCTCCGACACGTACCCAATCCTGCGTGACAGCAAGCAGTTCGCCATTCACCTGCTGTCTGCCGAGCAAACCGCCGAGGCGTATGCCTTTGCCGGCAAGGGCAAGGAAAAGGCCAAGGGCATCGACTGGCACCTGAGCGAGTTGGGCAACCCGTTGCTGGCCAAGGCCACGGCGATCATCGAGTGCGAACTGTGGCGCGAGTATGACGGCGGTGACCACGCGATCATCGTCGGCGCGGTGAAAAACCTGGTGTTGCCGGCAGATCCGGTCACCCCGATGGTCTACCACAAAGGCAAGCTGGGCGCCCTGCCCCCGCTGGGCTGA
- a CDS encoding response regulator encodes MRSLQQPPTDAGNPPLGFLLNGGSVGSLLQSMDWRGSPVGPPHTWSPHLQTVMGTLLPAQAQCVLFWGPAYVALYNDAYAPSIGTKHPQALGRPAQENWSELWDDLEPLLRGVRESGQTFSAKDRPFYIERHGVGETAYFDVSYSAVREADGSVGGVLCLVTETTERVRFQQRQAFLLELGRALPALGDAERIEAFAVSRLARRLGAARVYFGEDQGDGSNFQVAHDWSEALPSFVGQHAYASFGASLREQLAAGQVVQQPYSLHVPVLRAGRLETTLSVHFHTPHLCPEDECQLVEESAKQAWAAITHARAERALHLLNESLEERVASALAQRESAMLQLHEAHKMEMIGQLTGGIAHDLNNMLTPIIASFELMRRNPQSERAPRLIDGGLQAAERARNLVGRLLSFARRQTLKPQAVSLAALVEDMRELIARSLGPTITVHVQVDPALPAVVADPHQLELALLNLVVNGRDAMPEGGELSIVAGIDVNGPPRPEGVAAARLAWLQVRDSGCGMDAEQLRRCFEPFYSTKAVGKGTGLGLPMVQGLAVQSGGGFTLRSWPGEGTEATLWLPTSDVAASCRDSDTAEAPLAGRKNHVLLVDDEAIVRHATALQLRDLGYEVIEADSAAAALQLVERGLVPDVLVTDHVMAEMTGVRFAQQMRQRQANLPVLIITGYANLTPRELKGFEVLRKPYRRAELAQSVARLLAAQR; translated from the coding sequence ATGAGATCGCTTCAACAACCCCCCACCGACGCGGGCAATCCACCGTTGGGCTTTCTGCTCAACGGCGGTAGCGTCGGCAGCCTGCTCCAGTCGATGGACTGGCGCGGCTCGCCAGTGGGTCCCCCCCACACCTGGTCGCCGCACCTGCAGACGGTCATGGGCACGCTGCTGCCAGCGCAAGCGCAATGCGTGCTGTTCTGGGGGCCGGCCTACGTGGCGCTGTACAACGATGCCTATGCACCGAGCATTGGCACCAAGCACCCGCAGGCATTGGGGCGGCCGGCCCAGGAAAACTGGAGTGAGCTGTGGGACGACCTGGAGCCGTTGCTGCGCGGTGTGCGCGAGAGCGGCCAGACCTTCTCGGCCAAGGATCGCCCTTTCTACATCGAGCGCCACGGCGTGGGGGAAACGGCCTATTTTGATGTGTCCTATTCCGCTGTGCGCGAGGCTGACGGCAGCGTCGGTGGCGTGCTGTGCCTGGTGACTGAGACTACCGAGCGCGTACGCTTCCAGCAGCGCCAGGCCTTTTTGCTGGAGCTGGGCCGTGCTTTACCCGCGCTGGGTGATGCAGAGCGGATCGAAGCGTTCGCGGTAAGTCGGCTGGCACGGCGACTCGGCGCGGCACGGGTCTACTTTGGTGAAGACCAAGGCGACGGCAGCAACTTCCAGGTAGCACATGACTGGTCCGAGGCCTTGCCCTCATTCGTCGGCCAGCATGCCTACGCGAGCTTCGGTGCTTCGTTGCGCGAGCAACTGGCAGCGGGGCAGGTGGTGCAGCAGCCTTACAGCCTGCATGTGCCGGTCCTGCGCGCTGGCCGGCTGGAGACCACCCTCAGTGTGCATTTCCATACCCCGCACCTGTGCCCTGAAGACGAATGCCAGCTGGTGGAAGAGAGCGCCAAGCAAGCCTGGGCGGCGATTACCCATGCCAGGGCCGAGCGGGCGCTGCACCTGCTCAACGAAAGCCTGGAGGAGCGCGTGGCGTCGGCCCTGGCTCAGCGCGAATCTGCGATGCTGCAGCTGCACGAAGCGCACAAGATGGAAATGATCGGGCAATTGACCGGTGGCATCGCCCATGACCTCAACAACATGCTCACGCCGATCATTGCCTCGTTCGAATTGATGCGCCGCAACCCACAGTCCGAGCGTGCCCCCAGGCTGATCGACGGCGGCCTGCAGGCTGCCGAGCGGGCGCGCAACCTGGTCGGTCGGCTGCTCAGTTTCGCCCGCCGGCAAACCCTCAAACCCCAAGCCGTGTCTCTGGCGGCGCTGGTGGAAGACATGCGTGAGCTGATCGCCCGTTCGCTGGGGCCGACCATTACCGTGCACGTGCAGGTCGACCCGGCGCTACCGGCCGTGGTGGCCGACCCTCATCAACTGGAGCTGGCCTTGCTCAACCTGGTGGTCAACGGCCGTGACGCCATGCCTGAAGGCGGTGAGCTGAGTATCGTCGCCGGTATCGATGTAAACGGCCCGCCGAGGCCGGAAGGTGTGGCCGCGGCGCGGCTGGCCTGGCTACAGGTACGTGACAGTGGCTGTGGGATGGACGCTGAACAACTGCGCCGCTGCTTCGAGCCCTTCTACTCGACCAAGGCGGTGGGCAAAGGCACCGGCCTAGGCCTGCCGATGGTGCAGGGCTTGGCCGTGCAGTCGGGCGGTGGCTTTACCCTTCGTTCGTGGCCAGGTGAGGGCACCGAGGCGACCTTGTGGCTGCCGACCAGCGATGTGGCGGCAAGCTGCCGCGACAGCGATACAGCCGAAGCGCCATTGGCCGGCCGGAAGAACCACGTGCTGTTGGTCGATGACGAAGCGATCGTTCGCCATGCCACAGCGCTGCAACTGCGCGACCTCGGCTACGAAGTGATCGAGGCCGACAGTGCGGCGGCGGCCTTGCAGCTGGTAGAGCGGGGGCTAGTGCCGGATGTGCTGGTGACCGACCATGTGATGGCCGAGATGACCGGCGTGCGCTTCGCCCAGCAGATGCGCCAGCGCCAGGCCAACCTGCCGGTGTTGATCATTACCGGCTACGCCAACCTGACACCGCGCGAACTCAAAGGCTTCGAAGTGCTGCGCAAGCCGTACCGGCGTGCTGAGCTGGCGCAGAGTGTGGCGCGGTTGTTGGCCGCGCAACGGTAG
- a CDS encoding ammonium transporter, with protein sequence MKLALAVVLLALTPLAHAAEPTLDTGNTAWMICAAMFVLMMCIPGLALFYGGMVRAKNFLSVFTQLFAVAGLIGILWVLFGYSLVVDTRGMVEGQLTFNSFIGGLDKALMLNIGHDSLVGTIPEGVFAVFQLTFAIITPALIAGGFAERMKFSASLLFMGAWFVLVYAPIAHMVWGGPGALMVNWGVLDFAGGTAVHINSGVAALAAALMLGKRKGYPQVAMPPHNLGFTLVGAGLLWVGWFGFNVGSGLAANQGAGVVMLATMVAACAGIVGWLITEKLMHGRPTALGAASGALAGLVGITPACAFVGPLGALVIGLLTGAICFFAVTRLKQALGYDDSLDVFGLHGVGGMVGALLTGVFAAPSLGGYVEGITPLGQALVQLKGVAFTFGYCFVVSWAILGAIKLTVGLRASREEEEQGLDLAEHNERAYNL encoded by the coding sequence ATGAAGCTTGCCCTTGCTGTTGTGCTGTTGGCATTGACGCCGTTGGCTCACGCCGCCGAGCCCACCCTGGACACCGGCAATACCGCCTGGATGATCTGCGCGGCGATGTTCGTGCTGATGATGTGCATCCCGGGCCTCGCGCTGTTCTACGGCGGCATGGTGCGGGCCAAGAACTTTCTCTCGGTGTTCACCCAGCTGTTCGCCGTGGCCGGGCTCATCGGCATCCTCTGGGTACTGTTCGGCTACAGCCTGGTGGTGGATACCCGCGGTATGGTTGAAGGCCAACTGACCTTCAACAGTTTTATCGGCGGCCTGGACAAGGCGCTGATGCTGAACATCGGCCATGACAGCCTGGTAGGGACCATCCCGGAAGGTGTCTTCGCGGTATTTCAGCTGACCTTCGCGATCATCACGCCTGCGCTGATTGCCGGCGGCTTTGCCGAACGCATGAAATTCAGTGCCTCGTTGTTGTTCATGGGCGCCTGGTTCGTCCTGGTGTACGCACCGATTGCCCATATGGTCTGGGGCGGGCCAGGGGCATTGATGGTCAACTGGGGTGTGCTGGACTTTGCCGGCGGCACCGCAGTGCACATCAACTCCGGTGTGGCGGCGCTGGCTGCAGCGTTGATGCTAGGCAAGCGCAAGGGCTACCCACAGGTGGCCATGCCGCCGCACAACCTCGGCTTCACCCTGGTAGGTGCCGGTTTGCTGTGGGTGGGCTGGTTTGGGTTCAACGTGGGCTCGGGGCTTGCCGCCAACCAAGGGGCAGGGGTGGTGATGCTGGCGACCATGGTGGCTGCCTGCGCAGGGATTGTCGGTTGGCTGATTACCGAAAAGCTCATGCATGGGCGGCCCACTGCACTGGGGGCGGCCTCAGGTGCGTTGGCCGGGTTGGTTGGCATCACGCCGGCGTGCGCCTTTGTCGGGCCGTTGGGGGCGCTGGTGATCGGCTTGCTGACGGGGGCTATCTGCTTCTTCGCAGTGACCCGGCTGAAGCAGGCATTGGGGTATGACGACAGCCTCGACGTGTTCGGCCTGCATGGCGTGGGCGGGATGGTTGGCGCGCTATTGACCGGGGTGTTTGCCGCGCCGTCGTTGGGCGGTTATGTGGAAGGCATTACGCCCCTTGGGCAAGCACTGGTGCAACTGAAAGGCGTGGCCTTTACCTTTGGTTATTGCTTTGTGGTGAGCTGGGCGATTCTGGGCGCCATCAAGCTGACTGTCGGGCTGCGGGCCAGCCGGGAGGAGGAAGAGCAGGGGCTGGACCTGGCGGAGCACAATGAGCGGGCTTATAACCTCTGA
- a CDS encoding carboxymuconolactone decarboxylase family protein — MSNEKYEKGLQIRTQVLGEDYVNRSIQNADDFTKPLQELVTEYCWGHVWGREGLSLKERSMINLAMISALNRPHELKLHIRGALRNGLSREQIREILLQVGIYCGVPAAVDSFRLAREAFAEADAESTR, encoded by the coding sequence ATGAGCAACGAAAAGTACGAGAAAGGCCTGCAGATCCGCACCCAAGTGCTGGGCGAAGACTACGTCAACCGCTCGATCCAGAACGCCGACGACTTCACAAAGCCCTTGCAAGAGCTGGTCACCGAGTATTGCTGGGGCCATGTCTGGGGCCGCGAAGGCTTGTCGCTCAAAGAGCGCAGCATGATAAACTTGGCCATGATTTCCGCGCTCAACCGGCCCCACGAACTCAAGCTGCACATCCGCGGCGCATTGCGTAATGGCCTGAGCCGAGAACAGATTCGCGAGATCCTGCTCCAAGTCGGCATTTATTGCGGCGTACCCGCGGCGGTGGACAGTTTCCGCCTGGCCCGCGAAGCGTTCGCCGAAGCCGATGCGGAGTCAACCCGTTAA